The Amphiura filiformis chromosome 12, Afil_fr2py, whole genome shotgun sequence genome includes a region encoding these proteins:
- the LOC140166366 gene encoding uncharacterized protein, whose protein sequence is MTNNIIITKLVMLVFLAVAIFDIVECQPTEPTPRCTCNTNAYTNGVTKTVNHGGSHGCDITLSCSTGYNIQGGLTKVYCEDGLWIDEDNSPRDLSSYSCQLNIVSVSLAVVGIVCVAVLFTVVICCAYRSVKRRGRRRPASEPIRKYPPVNNNVSFENTKVSMTNLSELEPPKHEYSKPIPSRRPLDLPRDRTIERNHRTLERLNDRTIDRTDQTIDPITSTPKKQVTNPPSPDSKPMYVDDKKALIAKLEKDDTVEVDPTPDYDQNVTLDSEDDLENQNTIEESFDVMMNNSETKLTRL, encoded by the exons ATGAcgaacaacatcatcatcacaaAGTTGGTTATGTTGGTGTTCTTAGCTGTTGCTATTTTCG ATATTGTAGAATGCCAACCTACTGAGCCAACCCCAAGATGCACATGCAACACAAATGCCTATACCAATGGCGTTACAAAAACGGTGAATCATGGCGGATCACACGGATGTGATATCACGTTATCTTGCAGTACTGGTTACAATATACAAGGGGGACTCACCAAAGTCTACTGTGAGGATGGCTTATGGATTGATGAAGATAATTCTCCACGTGATTTGAGTTCATACAGTTGTCAATTAA ATATAGTGTCGGTGTCCTTAGCAGTAGTTGGCATAGTGTGCGTTGCGGTACTCTTCACTGTTGTCATATGCTGTGCTTACAGATCTGTCAAACG GAGAGGACGTAGAAGACCGGCATCCGAACCAATTAGAAAATACCCACCCGTCAATAATAACGTATCTTTTGAGAATACGAAAGTCTCCATGACAAACTTGTCTGAATTGGAACCACCCAAACATGAATATTCCAAACCTATCCCATCACGCCGTCCATTAGATCTACCAAGGGACCGAACCATTGAGCGAAATCATCGAACCCTCGAGCGACTTAATGATCGAACCATCGACCGAACTGATCAAACTATTGATCCAATTACGTCTACACCTAAAAAACAAGTGACGAATCCGCCTTCTCCCGATTCTAAGCCAATGTACGTAGATGACAAGAAGGCGTTGATTGCGAAACTTGAGAAAGATGATACGGTGGAGGTGGATCCCACACCAGATTATGATCAAAATGTTACTTTAGATTCCGAGGACGATTTGGAAAATCAGAACACAATAGAGGAATCGTTTGATGTCATGATGAACAATTCTGAAACAAAACTTACACGCCTGTGA